One Bacteroidota bacterium genomic window carries:
- a CDS encoding GNAT family N-acetyltransferase, whose protein sequence is MELEFKQFNGDQELDKQRVLFTECFPETIGASISTKTHYNWKFHSTYKTFEYGAYSDNDIIGYYAAIPYKYKYFDKNITAAMVCDVMTGVKARGKGVFTKLGYYSNQKFKEGGLDFSSGFPIRPEVIPGHLKVGWEILFDLPLYTRFIKFNSFLKNKKKSLLIPLFNTSAFFYGFLLNIFTKKNKEITVHNYSSIKDIDLDDGFFSLLKEKQDQIPISLIKDKEFIMWRLNAPKTQYNISVVKHNEKLVGYAISRFITKEGVPSIGILDISLLDGFYHLSRYLLKEIDRFAKKENAEFIFIMMSSYWFKNYELWKSGYLKSTYKFKYIFKRLNLPKDNVNLNDPMNWNLMWIDSDDL, encoded by the coding sequence ATGGAACTTGAGTTTAAACAATTTAATGGAGATCAAGAACTAGATAAACAAAGAGTATTATTCACTGAATGTTTTCCAGAAACAATTGGTGCTTCTATATCAACTAAAACCCATTACAATTGGAAATTTCATTCAACTTATAAAACATTTGAATACGGTGCTTACTCAGATAACGATATAATTGGTTATTATGCTGCAATACCATATAAATATAAATATTTCGATAAAAATATAACAGCTGCAATGGTCTGCGATGTAATGACAGGGGTAAAAGCTCGTGGAAAAGGAGTTTTCACTAAACTTGGTTATTATTCAAATCAAAAATTTAAAGAAGGGGGGCTTGATTTTTCTAGTGGGTTTCCAATAAGACCTGAAGTCATTCCTGGTCATTTAAAGGTTGGTTGGGAAATTTTATTTGATTTACCTTTATATACAAGGTTTATAAAATTTAATTCCTTTTTAAAAAACAAAAAAAAATCACTTTTAATTCCACTTTTCAATACAAGTGCTTTTTTCTATGGTTTCTTATTAAATATTTTTACCAAGAAAAATAAAGAAATCACTGTTCATAATTATTCTTCTATTAAAGATATTGATTTAGATGATGGTTTTTTTTCTCTTCTAAAGGAGAAACAGGATCAAATACCAATTTCTTTAATAAAAGATAAAGAGTTTATAATGTGGCGTTTAAATGCACCTAAAACTCAATACAACATTTCGGTTGTAAAGCATAATGAAAAATTGGTTGGATATGCTATTAGTAGATTTATTACTAAAGAAGGGGTACCATCAATAGGTATTCTGGATATTTCTTTACTAGACGGATTCTACCATCTTTCAAGATATTTACTTAAAGAAATTGACAGATTTGCTAAAAAGGAAAATGCCGAGTTTATTTTTATTATGATGAGCTCATATTGGTTCAAAAATTATGAACTATGGAAAAGCGGATATTTAAAATCTACATACAAGTTTAAATACATCTTCAAAAGGCTTAATTTGCCAAAAGATAATGTCAATCTAAATGATCCAATGAATTGGAATTTAATGTGGATAGATTCAGATGATTTATAA
- a CDS encoding NAD(P)-dependent oxidoreductase, with protein sequence MKKRIYIAGCGGMLGEAFYAQFKEEYVLKCTDKDVNENWLTFLDFRDFDAYKKSVEEFKPDYLFHLGAYTDLEFCEKNADDTYNTNTLSVENAVYIANELKIPLLYISTAGIFDGKKDLYDDWDIPNPLGVYARSKYVGERFVVENAERYLVCRAGWMMGGGPKKDKKFIQKLMKQLKDGKNELFIVDDKDGTPTYTHDFANNVKLLIEKEFWGLYNLVCGGETNRLEVAEELLKVLGLSNAIKLTPVKSDYFKDFYFAQRPPNERLINKKLNIRNLNIMRDWKEALHIYIDKYYKGYLDK encoded by the coding sequence ATGAAAAAAAGAATATACATTGCCGGATGTGGCGGAATGCTTGGTGAGGCCTTTTATGCTCAGTTTAAAGAAGAGTATGTATTAAAATGTACTGACAAGGATGTAAATGAAAACTGGCTTACTTTTCTCGACTTTAGAGATTTTGATGCCTATAAAAAAAGCGTGGAAGAGTTTAAGCCCGACTATTTATTCCATCTTGGTGCATATACCGATTTGGAGTTTTGCGAAAAGAATGCGGATGATACCTACAATACAAACACATTATCTGTTGAAAATGCGGTATACATTGCCAATGAACTAAAGATACCACTGCTTTATATTAGCACTGCAGGTATTTTCGATGGAAAAAAAGATTTATACGACGACTGGGACATTCCTAATCCATTGGGAGTTTATGCCCGATCAAAATACGTTGGAGAAAGATTTGTTGTAGAAAATGCTGAAAGATATCTGGTTTGTCGCGCCGGATGGATGATGGGAGGCGGACCCAAAAAGGATAAAAAGTTTATCCAAAAACTCATGAAGCAATTGAAGGATGGCAAAAATGAATTGTTTATAGTTGATGATAAAGATGGAACGCCTACTTATACTCATGATTTTGCTAATAACGTAAAACTGCTGATAGAAAAAGAGTTCTGGGGACTTTATAATTTAGTTTGTGGAGGAGAAACAAACCGGCTTGAAGTAGCAGAGGAACTACTCAAAGTTCTAGGATTATCCAATGCAATAAAATTAACTCCGGTAAAATCTGATTATTTCAAAGATTTTTATTTTGCTCAACGTCCACCAAACGAGAGACTAATAAACAAAAAATTGAATATTAGGAACCTAAACATAATGAGGGATTGGAAAGAAGCCTTACATATATATATTGATAAATATTATAAGGGATATTTGGACAAATAA
- a CDS encoding DUF1972 domain-containing protein, with amino-acid sequence MIKKKVAIVGTNGLPAMYGGYETLAEYLTKYLADKFDFTVYCSKTQPKLYDIYNGSRLLFIPLKANGWQSIIYDICTLFHAAYNSDIILYLGPGAGYFIPLIKLFRKSIIVNHGGLNEWEREKYSKFQRFIAKMGHKYAAKYSTYNIADNFLLRDSIQKEFGVDSHVIRYGGDHAIKIDIDDDLARKYPFLNTNYYVNVSRAQIDNNLHLVLDAFKNAPEKKLVMVSNWSVSNYGIELKKQFKDNFSNIIILDAIYQPKEINAIRGNAEAYIHSHSYCGTSPSLVEAMSLGLPILSYDVPTNRETTKDKALFFKNSKELLEIIQCETNNNLVNIGKEMKKIADIEYTWFFISSQYASLFH; translated from the coding sequence ATGATAAAGAAGAAAGTAGCTATTGTAGGGACTAATGGATTACCTGCAATGTATGGTGGGTATGAGACTTTAGCAGAATATTTAACTAAATACTTAGCCGATAAATTTGATTTTACAGTTTATTGTAGTAAAACACAACCAAAACTATATGATATATACAATGGATCTAGATTGTTGTTTATTCCATTAAAAGCGAATGGTTGGCAGAGTATTATTTATGATATATGCACACTTTTTCATGCAGCTTATAATAGTGATATAATTCTGTATTTGGGGCCTGGGGCTGGCTATTTTATTCCTTTAATTAAATTATTTAGAAAGTCTATAATTGTAAATCATGGTGGACTAAATGAGTGGGAACGAGAGAAATACTCTAAATTTCAAAGGTTTATTGCTAAAATGGGGCATAAATATGCTGCAAAATATTCCACTTATAATATTGCTGATAATTTTCTTCTTAGAGATAGTATTCAAAAGGAGTTTGGTGTTGATTCACACGTTATTAGATATGGTGGTGATCATGCAATAAAAATTGATATTGATGATGACCTAGCCAGAAAATACCCTTTTCTTAATACTAATTATTATGTTAATGTTTCGAGAGCTCAAATAGATAACAACCTTCATCTGGTATTAGATGCTTTTAAAAATGCTCCGGAAAAGAAATTAGTAATGGTTTCTAATTGGTCTGTATCAAATTATGGTATTGAATTGAAAAAGCAGTTTAAAGACAATTTTTCTAATATTATTATCTTAGATGCTATTTATCAACCAAAAGAAATTAATGCCATTAGAGGAAATGCCGAAGCCTATATTCATAGCCACTCCTATTGCGGAACTTCTCCATCATTGGTTGAAGCCATGTCATTAGGACTACCAATACTTAGTTATGATGTACCAACAAACAGGGAAACTACAAAAGATAAAGCTCTTTTTTTCAAAAACAGCAAAGAATTGCTGGAAATAATACAATGTGAAACCAATAATAATTTGGTTAATATTGGAAAAGAAATGAAAAAAATTGCTGATATTGAGTACACTTGGTTTTTTATTAGTTCTCAATATGCTTCTCTTTTTCATTAA
- a CDS encoding SDR family NAD(P)-dependent oxidoreductase: MIIITGASKGIGKYLFDQLLSEEANIIGTYNSTTISDPRYFKINTSNFEEVNNWIEKIQTELNRVTLINCAGITYNSFAHKSDPVKWKEVINVNLIGTYNCIRALLPIMRKEKFGRIINFSSVVGIKGIPGISAYAASKSALWGMTKSLAQENGSLNITINNINLGYCELGMREQVPEAFIEVIKKQIPSGKLCKNEDIFKTVKYLIECEYTNGISIDLSGGLI, from the coding sequence ATGATAATAATTACCGGTGCATCAAAAGGAATAGGTAAATACCTCTTCGATCAATTATTGTCAGAAGAAGCAAATATTATAGGTACCTATAACTCTACCACAATATCAGATCCACGATATTTTAAGATTAATACCAGTAACTTCGAAGAAGTGAATAACTGGATTGAAAAAATACAAACAGAATTGAATAGGGTAACATTGATAAATTGTGCCGGAATTACTTACAATTCTTTTGCCCACAAATCAGATCCTGTAAAATGGAAAGAGGTTATTAATGTTAATCTTATAGGCACTTATAATTGCATACGTGCACTTTTACCCATAATGCGCAAAGAAAAATTTGGAAGGATAATAAATTTCTCATCTGTTGTTGGTATTAAGGGTATTCCTGGAATTAGTGCTTATGCAGCTTCAAAATCTGCTTTATGGGGCATGACAAAATCTCTAGCTCAAGAAAATGGTTCATTAAATATTACAATTAATAATATTAATCTTGGATATTGTGAATTGGGTATGCGAGAGCAAGTTCCTGAAGCATTTATCGAAGTTATTAAAAAACAAATACCGTCCGGTAAACTTTGTAAAAATGAAGATATATTTAAAACAGTAAAGTATTTAATTGAATGTGAGTATACTAATGGAATATCAATTGATCTTAGTGGAGGGCTAATATAA
- a CDS encoding ketoacyl-ACP synthase III, which yields MKQLVRNVKILGTGSYVPETIYTNEYLETIIDTNSSWIFENLGIKERRIASPNQCTSDLASKAALKAIENAGLTKDDIDLIIVATATPDRLAPSTAAIVQDKIEAYNSVAFDISAVCSGFLYGMSVASQYIASGVYDNVLVIGADTFSKIVDWKRRDAVFFGDGAGAAIFTHGNVNEGFLAFRLYTDGRGKFNYTIPAGGSEMPATEETIAKRLHFFQMNGRAVYETGTKVLPEAINQVLQDTGLTISDIDYLIPHQPSIKILQKTAEIIGLPWKKVMTNMDKYANTSGGTIPILLDEVNRSNKLKKGNTILFAAVGSGWTYGASILRWS from the coding sequence ATGAAACAATTAGTTAGAAACGTGAAGATACTTGGAACAGGTTCTTATGTTCCAGAAACGATTTACACAAATGAGTATTTAGAAACCATTATTGATACTAATTCAAGCTGGATTTTCGAAAATCTTGGAATTAAAGAACGCCGAATAGCATCACCCAATCAATGTACAAGTGATTTAGCCTCAAAAGCAGCCCTTAAAGCAATTGAGAATGCCGGATTAACCAAAGATGATATTGATCTTATAATTGTTGCTACAGCCACACCAGATAGACTTGCTCCTTCGACAGCTGCTATAGTTCAGGATAAAATAGAAGCTTATAATTCAGTTGCCTTTGATATTTCGGCTGTTTGTAGTGGCTTTCTTTATGGAATGTCAGTAGCTTCTCAATATATTGCATCGGGCGTTTATGATAATGTATTAGTAATTGGAGCAGATACTTTTTCAAAAATAGTTGATTGGAAACGCAGGGATGCTGTGTTCTTTGGTGATGGAGCTGGTGCAGCCATATTTACACACGGAAATGTTAACGAAGGATTTTTAGCTTTCCGTCTTTATACAGATGGTCGAGGTAAATTTAATTATACGATCCCAGCTGGTGGTTCTGAAATGCCTGCCACAGAAGAAACAATAGCAAAAAGGCTACATTTCTTTCAAATGAATGGCCGTGCAGTTTATGAAACTGGAACGAAAGTATTACCGGAAGCAATTAATCAAGTTTTACAAGATACAGGACTTACTATATCAGACATTGATTACTTAATCCCACACCAACCAAGTATAAAAATACTTCAAAAAACTGCAGAAATAATTGGCCTTCCATGGAAAAAAGTGATGACAAATATGGACAAATATGCCAATACAAGTGGAGGGACAATACCTATTTTACTTGACGAAGTTAACCGCTCAAACAAATTAAAAAAAGGAAATACAATCCTATTTGCAGCCGTAGGTTCAGGGTGGACATATGGTGCATCAATTCTCCGGTGGTCATAA
- a CDS encoding glycosyltransferase family 4 protein, whose amino-acid sequence MKVLHITNNYPTKEFPIFGIFVKEQIESLCNFGIENTVFFINGREKGKIEYLKSIFRLRKLLKNKQFDVIHCHHILSAIILILSRRINKNKIVVSFQNDPSKELGKLLYKFVNRYSSTRIFKNNSTFLKTDKNSYYLPNGVNLDFFKPINKKLACESLNLNPHNTYLLFVSSNFIRNQKRYDRFLEVLQILKEKYHYKDIVKLELINETRNLIPLYMNAADVHLLTSDFEGSPNSVKECMACNTSIVSTNVGNVQELLENVNGCHVSSTFDKYELAELVDKSLKEKTNNARDKLISMKLDIESVAIKLKNIYLRT is encoded by the coding sequence ATGAAAGTGCTCCATATAACAAATAATTACCCTACAAAAGAGTTTCCAATTTTTGGAATATTTGTGAAGGAGCAAATTGAATCGCTTTGTAATTTTGGAATAGAGAATACAGTGTTTTTTATAAACGGCAGAGAAAAAGGTAAGATAGAATACCTCAAGTCAATTTTTAGATTACGAAAACTATTAAAAAATAAACAGTTTGATGTTATTCATTGTCACCATATTTTAAGTGCGATTATTTTAATTCTAAGTAGAAGAATAAATAAAAATAAAATTGTCGTTTCTTTTCAAAACGATCCAAGTAAAGAACTTGGAAAATTGCTTTACAAGTTTGTTAATCGATATTCGTCCACCCGAATATTTAAAAATAATTCTACATTTCTTAAAACAGATAAAAACTCTTATTACCTGCCAAATGGGGTTAACCTTGATTTTTTTAAACCTATTAATAAAAAGCTAGCATGCGAAAGCCTTAATTTAAATCCACATAATACATATTTGCTATTTGTAAGTTCAAATTTTATTCGTAATCAAAAACGGTATGATCGTTTTTTGGAAGTTTTGCAAATCTTAAAAGAGAAATACCATTATAAAGACATTGTCAAGCTTGAATTGATAAATGAAACACGAAATTTGATTCCATTATATATGAATGCTGCTGATGTTCATTTACTTACTTCAGACTTTGAAGGATCACCAAATTCTGTGAAAGAATGCATGGCATGCAATACTTCCATTGTTTCAACTAATGTTGGGAATGTTCAAGAATTGTTAGAAAATGTGAATGGATGTCACGTGTCCAGCACTTTTGATAAATATGAATTAGCCGAATTAGTTGATAAATCTTTAAAAGAAAAAACCAATAATGCAAGGGATAAGTTAATTAGTATGAAACTAGATATTGAATCAGTGGCAATTAAACTTAAGAATATATATTTAAGAACTTAA